A genomic region of Sulfobacillus acidophilus DSM 10332 contains the following coding sequences:
- a CDS encoding short-chain dehydrogenase/reductase SDR (PFAM: short chain dehydrogenase~COGs: COG1028 Dehydrogenase with different specificities (related to short-chain alcohol dehydrogenase)~InterPro IPR002198~KEGG: rxy:Rxyl_2415 short-chain dehydrogenase/reductase SDR~PFAM: Short-chain dehydrogenase/reductase SDR~SPTR: Short-chain dehydrogenase/reductase SDR) yields the protein MDLGLEGRQYLVVGASRGLGQAVAEALESEGASVYKTSREPASDEFWPLNTARLDSVEQFVARWGQRPLDGIFVNTGGPPAKPWQTLTLDEWQTAFQQLVLGPMWLVKELVRQMNRDASILFNTSSSVTSPIPGLMLSNVLRPAIHGLAKTLADELGPAGIRVNVIVPGRIDTERVRTLDQLQAERLQRTLPEVRHASEAQIPLGRYGLPEEFGRAAAWLLSPAASYIHGAAVRIDGGLIRAL from the coding sequence ATGGACTTAGGCTTGGAAGGGCGACAATATCTGGTAGTCGGGGCGAGTCGCGGTTTAGGTCAGGCCGTGGCCGAAGCGTTAGAATCGGAAGGCGCGTCTGTTTATAAGACATCACGGGAACCGGCGTCCGACGAGTTTTGGCCGCTAAACACGGCCCGATTGGACAGTGTCGAGCAGTTTGTCGCACGCTGGGGGCAACGCCCGCTAGACGGCATATTTGTCAATACGGGCGGGCCTCCGGCCAAGCCCTGGCAAACTTTGACCCTCGATGAATGGCAGACCGCCTTTCAACAACTCGTGTTGGGACCAATGTGGTTGGTCAAAGAGCTGGTGCGCCAGATGAACCGGGACGCCTCGATTTTGTTTAATACCTCGTCTTCGGTGACGAGCCCGATACCGGGCTTGATGTTGTCCAACGTCTTACGTCCCGCTATTCATGGATTGGCCAAAACCTTAGCCGATGAGCTGGGGCCGGCCGGAATCCGTGTCAATGTGATTGTGCCGGGACGCATTGACACCGAACGGGTCCGCACCCTCGATCAGCTCCAAGCGGAGCGCCTACAACGCACGTTACCCGAGGTGCGGCATGCCTCCGAAGCGCAAATTCCTTTAGGCCGTTATGGCCTTCCGGAAGAATTCGGTCGAGCGGCGGCCTGGCTCTTGTCTCCCGCGGCCAGTTACATTCATGGCGCAGCCGTTCGGATTGATGGGGGGCTTATCCGTGCCTTATGA